The following are encoded together in the Arcticibacterium luteifluviistationis genome:
- a CDS encoding family 65 glycosyl hydrolase domain-containing protein, translating to MKNYIKHDPWCIIEEGFHPEFNEVTESLMSLGNGRMGQRGSFEETYSGASLQGNYIAGVWFPDKTKVGWWKNGYPNYFAKVINAINWNGLSIQIDGIELDLATCEIISFWRTLNMKDGTLKRVCTVKMENGHELTIESVRFCSMSHDEAAVLSYSITPLNFAGTAKITAFLDGDVSNKDSNHGEKFWEEVDKEIVGTEAYLTLKTKESPWENVPRFTITSGMHVKLFKAEKVQEVQSLPVRGDKYVGRTFEVDLTTNIKTTVQKYVCNLSSENHAPESQVAVAKKYLNEIAHLGFEVLLGDHKKAWEEKWNHNDIKINGDIAAQQGIRFNIFHLEQTYTGKDARLNIGPKGFTGEKYGGVTYWDTEAYCIPFYLATAPEEVSKNLLVYRHNQLQKAIENASILGFNNGAALYPMVTMNGEECHNEWEITFEEIHRNGAIAYAIYDYINYTGDKSYLKDYGLDVLIGISRFWAQRVNWSEDKKKYVMLGVTGPNEYENNVNNNWYTNYMAQWTLKYTLEALAYVKENGGVKAELNFDEAAETKHWQDIIEKMYFPYDAGRQVFLQQDGFLDKELLAATDIEEHRPINQKWSWDRILRSCFIKQADVLQGMYFHEDDFSKEELERNFDFYEPMTVHESSLSPCVHTILACKLGRIEKADEMYVRTARLDLDDYNNDTEDGLHITSMAGTWMAVVKGFGGMRVKDGELSFNPVLPGSWESYSFRVGFQGVLKEVTVNKDGYEVKDL from the coding sequence ATGAAAAATTATATAAAACACGATCCTTGGTGCATTATAGAAGAAGGGTTTCACCCTGAATTTAATGAGGTAACTGAGTCGTTAATGAGTCTTGGTAATGGCCGAATGGGTCAAAGGGGCAGTTTTGAAGAAACGTATTCGGGAGCATCATTGCAAGGAAATTACATAGCAGGCGTATGGTTTCCAGATAAGACAAAAGTAGGTTGGTGGAAAAATGGATACCCTAATTATTTTGCCAAGGTAATAAATGCCATTAACTGGAATGGACTTTCTATTCAGATTGATGGAATAGAATTGGACTTAGCTACATGTGAGATTATTAGTTTTTGGAGGACGTTAAACATGAAAGATGGTACACTGAAAAGAGTGTGTACTGTCAAAATGGAAAACGGCCACGAACTTACGATAGAGTCTGTAAGGTTTTGCAGTATGTCTCATGATGAAGCGGCTGTTTTAAGTTATTCTATTACGCCTCTTAATTTTGCAGGAACTGCAAAAATTACCGCATTTTTAGATGGTGATGTAAGTAATAAGGACTCTAATCATGGCGAAAAGTTTTGGGAAGAGGTAGATAAAGAAATTGTAGGTACGGAAGCATACTTGACTTTAAAAACTAAGGAGTCTCCTTGGGAAAATGTACCTCGTTTTACCATCACTTCTGGTATGCACGTAAAGCTATTTAAGGCTGAAAAAGTGCAAGAAGTACAATCGCTTCCTGTTAGAGGAGATAAATACGTTGGAAGAACTTTTGAAGTAGATTTAACGACCAATATAAAAACTACAGTTCAGAAGTATGTTTGTAACCTTTCTTCTGAAAACCATGCTCCAGAATCTCAAGTGGCTGTTGCCAAAAAATACCTTAATGAAATAGCTCATTTGGGCTTTGAGGTGTTGCTGGGGGACCATAAAAAAGCGTGGGAAGAAAAATGGAATCATAATGACATCAAGATTAATGGTGATATAGCTGCTCAGCAAGGTATCAGATTTAATATTTTTCATCTGGAACAAACCTATACAGGGAAAGATGCTCGTCTGAATATTGGGCCTAAAGGCTTTACTGGCGAAAAGTACGGTGGAGTGACCTATTGGGACACTGAAGCCTATTGTATTCCATTTTATTTAGCTACGGCTCCGGAAGAAGTCTCTAAAAACTTATTAGTTTATAGACATAATCAGCTTCAAAAGGCGATTGAAAATGCATCCATTTTAGGCTTTAATAATGGTGCGGCACTGTATCCAATGGTAACCATGAATGGGGAAGAGTGCCATAATGAGTGGGAAATAACCTTCGAAGAAATTCACAGAAATGGAGCTATAGCTTATGCCATTTATGATTACATAAATTATACTGGAGATAAGTCTTATTTGAAAGATTATGGCTTAGACGTATTGATAGGTATTTCTCGTTTTTGGGCTCAAAGAGTGAATTGGTCTGAAGACAAGAAGAAATATGTGATGCTGGGCGTTACAGGCCCTAATGAGTATGAAAACAATGTCAATAATAACTGGTATACCAATTATATGGCCCAGTGGACTTTGAAGTATACTTTGGAGGCACTGGCTTATGTGAAAGAAAATGGTGGTGTAAAAGCTGAGCTTAATTTTGATGAAGCAGCTGAAACCAAACATTGGCAGGACATTATAGAGAAAATGTACTTCCCTTATGATGCCGGAAGACAGGTCTTTTTACAGCAAGATGGTTTCTTAGATAAGGAGCTACTGGCTGCCACAGATATAGAAGAGCATAGGCCTATTAATCAAAAGTGGAGTTGGGATAGAATATTGAGGTCTTGCTTTATAAAACAAGCCGATGTGCTTCAAGGAATGTATTTCCATGAAGATGATTTCTCGAAAGAAGAATTAGAAAGGAATTTTGATTTCTACGAGCCAATGACCGTTCATGAGAGTTCGCTTTCTCCATGTGTGCATACAATTTTGGCATGTAAGCTAGGAAGAATAGAGAAAGCTGACGAAATGTATGTTCGTACTGCAAGACTCGACCTTGACGATTATAATAATGACACAGAAGATGGTCTTCATATTACTTCTATGGCGGGTACTTGGATGGCTGTGGTAAAAGGTTTTGGTGGAATGAGAGTGAAAGATGGTGAGCTTTCTTTTAATCCAGTGTTACCTGGTAGCTGGGAATCTTATTCTTTCAGAGTCGGGTTTCAGGGAGTTTTAAAAGAAGTGACTGTGAATAAAGATGGATACGAAGTTAAAGACCTATAA